Part of the Pseudomonas sp. Leaf58 genome is shown below.
AATTCATCCTGCTCGAGGAACGTGACGACACGTTGGTGATGGGCGCCGGTATGGCTACCCAGCGCGCCGACTATTCGTTGCGCTTCAACCTCGGCATGAGTTTCATGGAGTTCCACGGCCCGGTACCCAAACTGCATGAGATGGGCATTCTGCAACGCGCCCTGAAATTCCTCCTGCGCCTGCGCCCAGGCCACCCGGTGCGCCGTACCAACTGGTCGATCACCGTCAACCCACGCCTGGAAACCTCCGCCGAGACCCTGCCCGACTGGGCCCCGGAGCGGACCATCGTCACCGCCGAAAACGCCGGCGAGCTGGTCAACCTGCGTATCGAACTGCAGCCCTTGCACCGCCTGCCGCGCAGTAACGCTGTGCTGTTCCCGGTGCGTACCTACCTGGTCAGCCTGCAAGAGCTGGCCGAATTCGCGCCGCAGTGGGCCAAGCGCATGCATCGGGTGATCCGCGACCTGGACCAGGAGCTGGTCGATTACAAGGGTTTCACCCGCTACCGCGACGCCATGGTCAGCTGGCTGTCGCAGTACGACGACGGCACCCCGGTCGACGAAAGCCAGCAGTAACCCATACCCTGCGCGCGCCGACGTCCGGCGCGCGTCTACTCAACGCTGTGCACGACAAATCAGGGGTTACCCCAATGAAAACAATAAAACACTGCTTGCCCGAGAGCTGGAGCCTGGTGTTCTCCGCCGCCGCGTCTGCCTACGGCGTCGGCCTGCTCGGGCTGTGGGCCTTGCCGTTCCTGATCAGCGCCATCATTCACGACTTGCAACTCAACGAAGCCCAAGCCGGGCTGCTGATGTCAGCCGAATTCGGCTTCACCATGCTCGCCTCGCTGTTGGTCGCCCCCTTCATGGGCCGCGCACCACGGCGCACCTTGGCGCTTGTCGGCACCGTGCTGGCGATTGCCGCCAACCTGCTCAGCGCCAACGTCGACGGCATCTACGCACTCGCCGCAGTACGTTGTGTCGCCGGTGTCGGTGCTGGCCTGGCGCTGGCTTGTGGCAACGCCGCCGTGTCCAGCGCCAAGCATCCGGACCGGGTCGCCGGGCACATGAACGTGCTGTCGGTGCTGCTGATGATCGTGGTGATGCTGGGCTATGCCAAGGTCATGGCTGCGTATGGCCTGCACGGTTTGTATTACGCAATGGCGGCGACCATGGCGGTGATGCTGCTGGCCATCCCGGCGATGGTGCAGCGCGCACCGGTTGCCGAGCCTTCACCGCAGGTGCCAACCGGCAAGCACGCGCCAAGCAACATCCTGCTCAGCCTGCCGGCCATCTGCATGATGCTGGCGATGTTCGTGTTCCAGGCCCGCG
Proteins encoded:
- a CDS encoding DUF3445 domain-containing protein, with protein sequence MTVFKPIETYADAGKGHTYSNSREAILRLPFPYPEDQYMYSMNVEPHVPFGNGALRGQFDIDEHYISECNHRAHTLDSQPGIHYAALPHMMEAQWDLLELLMESYSRDYPEHFTLEKKGSQWHWINRPLQIDQTFTFGDASTLPMEPMEYITRQAQGEFILLEERDDTLVMGAGMATQRADYSLRFNLGMSFMEFHGPVPKLHEMGILQRALKFLLRLRPGHPVRRTNWSITVNPRLETSAETLPDWAPERTIVTAENAGELVNLRIELQPLHRLPRSNAVLFPVRTYLVSLQELAEFAPQWAKRMHRVIRDLDQELVDYKGFTRYRDAMVSWLSQYDDGTPVDESQQ
- a CDS encoding MFS transporter, with translation MKTIKHCLPESWSLVFSAAASAYGVGLLGLWALPFLISAIIHDLQLNEAQAGLLMSAEFGFTMLASLLVAPFMGRAPRRTLALVGTVLAIAANLLSANVDGIYALAAVRCVAGVGAGLALACGNAAVSSAKHPDRVAGHMNVLSVLLMIVVMLGYAKVMAAYGLHGLYYAMAATMAVMLLAIPAMVQRAPVAEPSPQVPTGKHAPSNILLSLPAICMMLAMFVFQARDTMGWAFVERIGTMVGYSGDELGVLLSFQSFVGLIGPLIAAMVGKRFGMSTPVLLAILLTGATSLSYVLGEHSKTLYTAGVMTICITYFYALSYLTGLAAALDREGRVVAAAGSFLSLGLAVGPAISGGLISLGGFTLAAWGIAVTVVLTLLLVAVPLASIRRHHGSISTDSVNPATVVGSTAS